A single region of the Hoeflea prorocentri genome encodes:
- a CDS encoding GFA family protein, translated as MSDITALSCHCGNVSLSLVGAPFMVVECCCNSCREAGERFLSLSSDASTFAENGTVPFVMQRNDRTRITRGKEHLAVHRLDDSATTSRVLATCCNTPIFLHMKGGHWVSVYGTLWEDEQRPAPEMRTLTVDCPDLASLSTDIPNLKTHSLSFYWQLFKAWAGMGFRSNAIKIERKIDA; from the coding sequence ATGAGCGATATAACGGCGCTTAGCTGCCACTGCGGAAATGTCTCGCTTTCGTTGGTTGGAGCGCCATTCATGGTCGTTGAGTGTTGCTGCAATTCGTGCCGCGAGGCGGGCGAACGGTTCTTGTCATTGTCTTCCGATGCGTCAACGTTTGCAGAAAACGGAACGGTTCCATTTGTTATGCAGCGCAATGACCGTACGCGCATCACGCGCGGGAAGGAGCATCTGGCGGTTCATCGGCTAGACGATAGTGCAACGACCTCACGGGTGCTGGCAACCTGCTGCAATACGCCGATATTTTTGCACATGAAGGGCGGTCACTGGGTCAGCGTGTATGGAACTTTGTGGGAAGATGAACAGCGTCCAGCGCCCGAGATGAGAACCTTGACAGTCGACTGCCCGGACTTGGCATCACTCTCAACAGATATTCCCAATCTGAAAACCCATTCATTGTCGTTCTATTGGCAACTGTTCAAGGCATGGGCGGGAATGGGCTTTCGAAGCAACGCCATAAAGATAGAAAGAAAAATTGATGCATGA